A window of Dysidea avara chromosome 1, odDysAvar1.4, whole genome shotgun sequence genomic DNA:
tacaggtccctagtgggatagcattcacagaatagaaAAACTGTATGTAATTACTCATATGTATTAAGCTCCATGCATAGCTGGTTTTAGCTGTATACTATAATCCCATCCAAAACCAGCTTATAGCCGAgtgtaaaaaagtgcgcgtccaagtaaagcagagttaactgcgacaaaaagtaatgatatcataatgcggccatgtgtgaggtgtgcaagttgtaaaattaatattagctaatcagataatacaatgttattgttaaagtgttaatgagaactatgtgatgctgctagtttttaagtagtctggcggcgcccgccccttcgcatggagtaagggtctggtatgcttagtatcaccgagttgttctggtGGAATTTTAATTTATGTAAATTACGTAAGAAAAATGGCGGTAACGGAAGTCTATTGCTTAGCCTGTGGTATCGATATTTCCTCCGCGAATGGAAACCGCTTGTTACAGACAGAGAAGTCTCGTGTTGTCGTTCCATTGTGGTCTGACCTTTGTAGTGAGGAGCTGGAGAATCGTGGTTTATTTCATGAAGAACTCATGATTTTGGACTTGGTGTACAAGCACAATGGCAAAATGTGCAGAAAATGTTTTAGCACTTTTAACAGATGTGTGAACTTAATAAAGAAGTTGAAAGGGCCTCTTTCAAAAGCTTTAGATATTGTGCAGAACAGCGGTAGTTTGTGTTTAATAGAGAACATGGAAGCTCAAGATAACGAAGTGCCATGTACATGTGACAATGGGAACTGTCAGAACACACCTTCTTGCAGTCCACTCAGTTCCCCAGTGCCCAAAAGGCTTTGTTTAAAACCAGTTGGAGTTGCTAGTGAATGTGGAGAGTCTCCAGCTGTGATGGTTTGTGGGTTGCACATTATAATTGTGTTAATGATATCGGGGTACTTTGAATTGTATACTTATTTATATGTAGCAAGTACAGTATGAACTTTGAAAGtgctatacatgcatgtgttgtTATTTTTAAAGGTTGGTGTGAAATACAAAAAACGGCCAAAGTCTTACTATCTTACACCACGACGGAAAAGGATTGGTAAGGCTGTAGGAAGAGGCTGTAGAAACGTTATTGCCCAGGAGTGCATAAAAGACACAATTACCAGAAGGTTGCTTTTGGAGCAGTTAGCCAGACTGATTAAATCCGAGTTGAAAGCCTTATGTTCTACTAAAGAAAGTAATAGCTGTACCAGAAAACCAATGAGGCTCTGAACCAGTTTTCCTGGGATCAACTGATGTCAGAATTGGAATCGAAAGCCCCAgttttattgtacattttgaaaGTTTGTACAAGCACCAAGGGCCAGAGGATCAATACCAATGCAGTGAttggtatgtgtatagctatcaTCACTAAACACAGATACTTCAAAATGAGTTTGGTGCAAAGAATCATCTCCCTAATTCTTTACAGTGGTCATGCTAGCAAACAGGTATTCTAGTGACTTGTTTGCTTTAGCTAGTCTGCTATAATTCAACAGGTATTTCAACGTCTACAAAGGCTCAATCTTTGTTTGTCTCACCAAGTGACAGTAACACTGGTCAAATCATTAGGAGAGGATTTTGATAATCAAGTACTGAAGTGGAGAAAAGCTTTGGCTACCACATTAGAAGACCAACAAGAAGTATGTATGGTAGTTTGCATAAGCCTCAACAATTATATTGTTACGTGACCCAAGTATTTCTGTATGCCTTAGTAGGGCAAATTCAATTGGAATAGCCACAATATCATAAACTGTTTAACAATTGGCTAAATCTTCACttttatataattatggtgTCATTCATATCATTGTTTCTTTAGGTGGATGCCATTGCAGAAATGTGTGATATGCCTGGAACATGTGTGTTCTCCAGTAGTTCTGATGAATCAGACTGTGATTCAGACCAATCAGAAGAAGGACTAACATATTCTATTTTAACTGATAACGAAGTGTGTGACTTTGATGATATTTCAGTTGGTTCACAAGATGACGCACCAGAATTGGCAATTGATGAATCTTTATGTTCTCCATTTACTAATGAAGAGTTCGAAACAGTTCTGATTTCTACGGATCCCATTTGCAGTAGCACTACTACCAGGGGTGATGAAACAGTTCTGATTTCTGCGGATCTCATTTTCAGTAGCACTACTACTACCAGGGGTGATGAAACAGTTCTGATTTCTACGGATCCCATTTGCAGTAGCACTACTACCAGGGGTGATGAAACAGTTCTGATTTCTACGGATCTCGTTTTCAGTAGCACTACTACTACCAGGGGTGATGAAACAGTTCTGATTTCTACGGATCACATTTGCAGTAGCGCTACAACCAGGGATGATGAAACAGCTCTGATTTCTACGGATCCCATTTGCACTGCTACCAGAAATGAAGAAACAATTTCTAGGGATCCCACCAATGATGATACGGTTCTGATTTTTGAGGTTCCTGATGCTGCCACCGTTGATGAAAGAACTGTCAATCCCATCAACAATTACAAACTTATGGGGGACAACATAGACATTTCTATTAAGAGTAGGTATATGCGTGCTGGTGCACATCTTCACAATCAGTCGCTCCACTATTTCCAGTTTTTAGCAGTCTGTGACAGGATCGATTTTAGTGAGTTGGAGGCAGTCCCAAAACAATTGTGCCATAACAACTCATCAAAAATAGCTAAGGAGTTATTACCCAACACTAATACTAATCATACATTGCTCTCAGATTTTTCTGTGATTGTGTCACGCATTCTAGCAGCAAACATACCATTCTTTAAGTTTGCTGTAGCTGATGTTGCTACATGGCACAAGGACCACAAACATTATGAGGAGATGGGTTTGAAATCAGAAGTGGTAAGCAGTATAATAATTGTCTATAATTATGCTATAGTGtgtaagtatgtacatgttgagctgagcCTTGAGAaagcagctaaaaatgaaaaaaatggaATAGTGGTGACAATAATAGTGCCAAAAGCAGGCATGTACAGTTTAGTTCCGTCATAAGTTGAGGAAAGGGTCGTAACAGACTATGGACTTTACTGGCTTAAGAAATACATGGCTAAAATGTATTGTTCAGAAATAATGTTGTCTCGTTTTGGAGTGGAAAAAATTGAAATAATTTTAATGGGTCTATCAGTACTGCAATTGAAATAGTTTTGGTGGGTCTATCAGTACTGCaattaagccaaatttcaagaacttgtgtaaATCCATCAATGAGTTGTGTATTTGGGAACTCAGCTCAACTTggacatacagtactacaatacTATGTGTCTTGCAGGTGCCATTGGGTGTTTTATTACTTAACGAAAACAAAGGCGATGAGATGATCAAAATTGTTAACCATATGCACCAGTATGTGCCAATTGTTGAGCACACAGCAGATGTGTTGGTGCCAAGCATCAGTGATGTAGTACAAGTTGTGAAAACTGAGTGCCACCCAATTCTCTTTGGTGGAGACCAATTGACTGTTGCTCGAGCACGTGGATCTCAAGTAGCAATGGCTGATGGTTGTTCAGTGTCCAAAAGAATGGAAGGTCTGATCCCTGTGGTCGAGGATTGGCATGCCAGAGTTGTGTTGGCTGAAGTAAGCTTGCTAACATGAATTATAATGCTATATGTTATGTAAATTTGCAGGTTATATGGAAGTATTTTTATAAAGAGCAGTCTGCAGGAGAACATGGTACCCTGTATCAGTTAAAAAATCTGATTAATTACAAAAATGTCCCGAAGAATCCAAAGTCCAATTTTAATGCAGTAGATGATTTTTTAGAAATTGTGAGAACTGCTTACGTAATACAAGGAGCTCTGCATTTGTTGCACATGTCCAGTATTGATAGCGAACCAGATAGTGCCATAATTGCATCCCCTGAGTTGCTATGGACTAAAACTGATGAAGAAAGAAAGGAAGTTTTGATGGAAGTTAGCaaattgtttgttgctgaatatGTTGACTTTTCACTTAACCCACCAACACCAACCAATACTAGTGATTATGTGTATGATTACACCAGGCATTTTATTAGTATTGGATGTTTTTATTTGAATTTTAAAGATGCTATTAAAGAGGGGGATGGTGAGAGAGTTCTAGAATGCTGGCGTTACTTGCTCCCTGTGTTCAGAAACTCTGGAAGAAAAAACTATTGTTATGAAGCATTCAACATGTTATGTCAGTACTATTTTGATTTGCCTCCTCTCCAAGCTGAACAGCTATTGTGGTGTCGATTTGTCAACACCCACGGAATTAGGGGACGAAACATTCCTTTAGATTTGCACCAAGAACATCTTAACCGGCTTTTGAAGGACATAATCAAAGGTATTGGTGCAAATAAAACTGAAGAGGCGATAGTTAGATCTTCAAAAGCTCTGGGGACTCTGCATAATATGCTTTCCCAGTTTGATAAAGATAATCATTTGGATAATACTAGTGAAGTTCATCGTCCACCCTCTTGTAAAAGGGAATTGAACACTATAATAAAAGAACTGAAGACACATCAAGTTTTTGAATTTATTGATGGCAGAACACACAAAACCTTTCCTAAGCCAAGATGCATCCTACGCTTACAGCCTAGAAAAAGTCAAGAAGTGGTTGAAAGATCACATAAAGAAGGTACATTTAGAGTGCattaaacacaaaataattcattgacAGTTTCACAATGTGTACAACGACAAGTTTTGACACATACGTCACAGCATGTGCATGGAGTACTTGCATTGTAGCTATACCCTTCGTAGGCTTCAAAAAGAATTTGGCGTCGACACTGGTCAGTGTTAACCATATACTGCTTTATGCTTGTATCCATGTCGTGGATTGTCATTCCCTTGACTTGCATTAACAGTGCAAGTGACAACGAGCCACTTCTTCCTGAACGTCCTGTTTCCTGTATGTAAGAGTCAGTGCTCTATGGTGGTCCCAAGTGGATTACTTGTGTTACATCTTGACAATCCACACCCATTCCAAATGCCACAGTTGCTATGACTACTCGGAGACATGATGGTGCACAAAACATCTTCAGTATGGTGTCTTTTATCCATGGATAAGTACAGCTGTGGAACATACCCACAAGTCTAAATTGTGGTAGATCAGGTGCATCCAAAGGTTCATTGAACTCATTACACATCACCTTTTTAAAGTATCGATATAACTTGCCACAGTAACTATGTTTTTGGCAATAAATTATCGTTCTAGGGAACCTGCATCTAAACCTACATAGTTTATCAGCCATTGTGAAAAATGCCTCTTCTATACTGTCACTTTTTCTAACATAATAAATCATTATTAGGTTTGCAAGGTGACACTGCCACAATTAAAGGGTTCCTCATTCCCAAAATCTTGCTGACATCTTCCCGAACGGCTGTAGTAGCAGTGGCAGTCAGAGCTAGCATGCGTACTGATGCGCCATGGCACCAAAGATCGTACTTCATGAATACGCAGCATTGTCTGACGAAAAGTTTCACCCCACTTTTTAACTGTGTGTGCCTCATCTATGACCAAGACACGCAAGTGCTCTGCATATACAGGAGACGACAATAGCCCTCGCCATCGTCTGGTTAACAGTAATATCTCGGGTGTAAAAAACACGATCCTATAGTGGCCATCAATCACTCCCTGAATAACATCCCCATCATCTTGGTCTCCTGATATGAAGGCTGCTGGAACTCCTTGTGAAGAGAAACGTGTAACCTGTATAACAAAGGAAAGACGATCATTTTATCGATGAAAATTGAGTGTTACAACAATAACATTTGTGTCATtacacatatatacaacatTTTTGTATACAGTACAGAACAAAGCACTTGCAATACTAACTGTATGGGGGTATACGAAACTGGTATGCAAATCAACATAAAAAATGGCTGCGTGCCATGCCTGTTCTACCCATGCAGTGAGTTAAAACTTTTAGTCTAACCTGATCTTTCATGATGGCGATCAACGGACTCAGTACAACCACAATGGACATCGGTACTCCCATCAAACGGTTAAACACGCCGGGTAATAGAGCAAAACAAAGGCTTTTGCGATAACCAGTTGGtagcactgtgaaaaaggtgggatataagatggtatttccagtggcttattgaatacaaataagccttaatataaatcctgtattatactcatcttatactttagtataatgcatactatactattgcatgtatggtttcagtttaattaccacaatacttgaaatagcttatatctgatataatgcccacactataccatcacatgtatggtttcagtatgtttaacacattaactaaagccttatgtgggattgctagtataatacaggttatatcaagcttttttgtattcaataagccactggaaataccatcttatatccctcttttttcacagtgtagcACAGCGAATACGTCTTTCCCGCTTACCACATTGGTAACTAACCACTCGCAGCTGTTCATCCTTCACTCTACGATAACCTAACAAGCTCGCTTCAGATTCAATATCGTTAATAATACTCATGGTGACTGATCTTTTACGTCAACATTGAAAAATGCACTGATTATGTTTTCTACGAtttgattggttgcaccagtttttggtaatccggtacaactcggtgatactaaggataccagacccttactccatgcgaatgggcgggcgccgccagactagtttttaagtgtgtgagcatcttcataaatgccacataaatttaattctcaataaagcaatgtgtatagattctctgatagtaataaatagtttgagtttggccacctttcctttgttcgtagcattgctgtatacaggaaaggtggccaaactcaaactattttattactatcagagaatctatacacattgctttattgagaattaaatttatgtggcatttatgaagatgctcacacacttaaaaactagcagcatcacatagttctcattaacactttaacaataacattgtattatctgattagctaatattaattttacaacttgcacacctcgcacatggccgcattatgatatcattaccttttgtcgcagttaactctgctttacttggatgcgcacttcttttacagctataagctgttttaggatgggatttcaatactttttgttagaataagcaatgcactgttgataacagtaggtgagtttccatggttttgacagaaaccccagattacagtgacagaatattaaaatataactgtaattttagtggccagagCCACCCACATGaggggggtaactggggtattttgccccctgccccagcccgaaaagggccccttgaatacctgtttaaagaaagatcgatatactttaatagagcagtcaggatctagacccttccttgcccctgggcccttctttaactcttttccctgggccctctaatttctctggacggccctgttagtggcatgcaactgcagccaactaacacccattttaactagtaaacccttaacaacactttgcctttcatcttgtactgcattgaaacgatcaagatactctattagagcagtcacaaaacagctgtaacacaacaatcaatatttagcatagttacaacttctgcttagcatcggattgtatagtttaaattactagctacttacagactttacaatataaaaatatggcacttgtagaaatgtgactgttctattagagtatctcgatctacttcaagcattgactaattcaagtgaagtaGCTACGCCcttgccaagagatcttgtgaaatgaaatgagagtagtaaagaaaaggcaagtatgtacagagacagtagaggggcgcgtaattatgtcctgttgtaaataaacgcctttaaaatttatattactactaaataaatgcaccagaataggcttgtgtggctgttgtctccaaggttgtctcattacttgtcttttcatgttgaaggga
This region includes:
- the LOC136265162 gene encoding uncharacterized protein; translated protein: MSELESKAPVLLYILKVCTSTKGQRINTNAVIGMCIAIITKHRYFKMSLVQRIISLILYSGHASKQVFQRLQRLNLCLSHQVTVTLVKSLGEDFDNQVLKWRKALATTLEDQQEVDAIAEMCDMPGTCVFSSSSDESDCDSDQSEEGLTYSILTDNEVCDFDDISVGSQDDAPELAIDESLCSPFTNEEFETVLISTDPICSSTTTRGDETVLISADLIFSSTTTTRGDETVLISTDPICSSTTTRGDETVLISTDLVFSSTTTTRGDETVLISTDHICSSATTRDDETALISTDPICTATRNEETISRDPTNDDTVLIFEVPDAATVDERTVNPINNYKLMGDNIDISIKSRYMRAGAHLHNQSLHYFQFLAVCDRIDFSELEAVPKQLCHNNSSKIAKELLPNTNTNHTLLSDFSVIVSRILAANIPFFKFAVADVATWHKDHKHYEEMGLKSEVVPLGVLLLNENKGDEMIKIVNHMHQYVPIVEHTADVLVPSISDVVQVVKTECHPILFGGDQLTVARARGSQVAMADGCSVSKRMEGLIPVVEDWHARVVLAEVIWKYFYKEQSAGEHGTLYQLKNLINYKNVPKNPKSNFNAVDDFLEIVRTAYVIQGALHLLHMSSIDSEPDSAIIASPELLWTKTDEERKEVLMEVSKLFVAEYVDFSLNPPTPTNTSDYVYDYTRHFISIGCFYLNFKDAIKEGDGERVLECWRYLLPVFRNSGRKNYCYEAFNMLCQYYFDLPPLQAEQLLWCRFVNTHGIRGRNIPLDLHQEHLNRLLKDIIKGIGANKTEEAIVRSSKALGTLHNMLSQFDKDNHLDNTSEVHRPPSCKRELNTIIKELKTHQVFEFIDGRTHKTFPKPRCILRLQPRKSQEVVERSHKEGLLMGTMKHC